One region of Bosea sp. 29B genomic DNA includes:
- the pcaF gene encoding 3-oxoadipyl-CoA thiolase, producing the protein MSEAFICAYVRTPIGRFGGSLSSVRADDLGAVPLKALIERNPGVDFGAVDDVIFGCANQAGEDNRNVARMSLLLAGLPKEVPGTTMNRLCGSGMDAVIAAARAIKAGEAELMIAGGVESMSRAPFVLPKADSAFSRHAEIHDTTIGWRFINPLMKAQYGVDSMPETGENVAADCKISRADQDAFALRSQLKAVAAQQNGRLGKEIVPVVIAQRKGDPIRVESDEHPRGDTTLEKLAKLPTPFRKEGGTVTAGNASGVNDGAAALIVASEKAMAKYGLTPLARVLGGATGGVAPRVMGLGPIPATRKLCERLGIKPGDFDVVELNEAFASQGIAVLRELGIAEDGAHVNPNGGAIALGHPLGMSGARIAGTAALELSLTGKRRALATMCIGVGQGIAIGLERA; encoded by the coding sequence ATGAGCGAAGCCTTCATCTGCGCCTATGTCCGCACGCCGATCGGCCGTTTCGGCGGCTCCCTGTCTTCGGTGCGAGCAGACGATCTCGGCGCCGTGCCGTTGAAGGCCCTGATCGAGCGCAATCCGGGCGTCGATTTCGGCGCTGTCGACGATGTGATCTTCGGCTGCGCCAATCAGGCGGGCGAGGACAACCGCAATGTCGCGCGCATGTCGCTGCTGCTCGCCGGCCTGCCCAAGGAGGTGCCGGGCACGACGATGAATCGGCTCTGCGGCTCGGGCATGGATGCGGTCATCGCCGCGGCCCGCGCGATCAAGGCCGGCGAGGCCGAATTGATGATCGCCGGCGGCGTCGAGAGCATGTCGCGCGCGCCCTTCGTACTGCCGAAGGCCGACAGTGCCTTCTCGCGTCATGCCGAGATCCACGACACCACCATCGGCTGGCGCTTCATCAACCCGCTGATGAAGGCGCAATACGGCGTCGATTCCATGCCGGAGACCGGCGAGAACGTCGCCGCCGACTGCAAGATCAGCCGCGCCGACCAGGACGCCTTCGCGCTGCGCTCGCAGCTCAAGGCCGTTGCGGCCCAGCAGAATGGCCGGCTCGGCAAGGAGATCGTTCCGGTCGTCATCGCGCAGCGCAAGGGCGATCCGATCCGCGTCGAGAGCGACGAGCATCCGCGCGGCGACACCACGCTGGAGAAGCTCGCCAAGCTGCCGACGCCCTTCAGGAAGGAGGGCGGCACGGTCACCGCCGGCAACGCCTCGGGCGTCAATGACGGCGCCGCGGCGCTGATCGTCGCCTCCGAGAAGGCGATGGCGAAATATGGCCTGACCCCGCTGGCGCGCGTGCTCGGCGGCGCCACCGGCGGCGTCGCGCCGCGGGTCATGGGACTCGGGCCGATCCCGGCGACGCGCAAGCTCTGCGAGCGGCTCGGCATCAAGCCCGGTGATTTCGATGTGGTCGAGCTGAACGAGGCCTTTGCCAGCCAGGGCATCGCCGTGCTGCGCGAGCTCGGCATCGCCGAGGACGGAGCCCATGTGAACCCGAATGGCGGGGCGATCGCGCTCGGCCATCCGCTCGGCATGTCGGGCGCCCGCATCGCCGGCACAGCCGCGCTGGAGCTGTCGCTCACCGGCAAGCGCCGTGCGCTCGCCACCATGTGCATCGGTGTCGGCCAGGGCATCGCCATCGGACTCGAACGCGCCTGA
- the pcaQ gene encoding pca operon transcription factor PcaQ, whose translation MAEPRLSTMDRRIKFRHLRCFIEVARLKSVVKAASVLHVSQPAMSKTVQELEELLGVALFEPNRRTMLLTGAGEIFLRYASASVTALKQGMRMVGGDEMSPEHAFTVGALPTASARILPAAIAHMTQRYDRLRPRVVTGANDVLMAQLRLGDLDLVIGRMAAPETMTGFTFEHLYSERIGLVVRPGHPLLHAEAFALAAIAQHQLLMPPPGSVISSTVERYMIANSIQPRSGVIETVSDAFARGYLKQTDAIWFISEGVVAEDVASGQLALLPAHTEDTLGPVGLTTRADAVLSLSAQIFIAALREIAAGWRAGGS comes from the coding sequence ATGGCCGAGCCGCGCCTGTCGACGATGGATCGGCGCATCAAATTTCGCCATCTGCGCTGCTTCATCGAGGTTGCGCGGCTGAAAAGCGTCGTCAAGGCGGCTTCGGTGCTCCATGTCAGCCAGCCCGCCATGTCCAAGACCGTGCAGGAACTCGAAGAGCTCCTGGGCGTGGCCCTGTTCGAGCCCAACCGCCGGACCATGCTGCTCACCGGCGCCGGCGAGATCTTCCTGCGCTATGCCAGCGCCAGTGTCACCGCGCTGAAGCAGGGCATGCGGATGGTGGGCGGCGACGAGATGTCGCCCGAGCATGCTTTCACCGTCGGGGCACTGCCGACGGCGTCGGCCCGGATCCTGCCGGCCGCCATCGCCCATATGACGCAGCGCTATGACCGCCTCAGGCCGCGGGTCGTGACCGGGGCGAACGACGTGCTCATGGCGCAGCTCCGGCTCGGCGACCTCGATCTCGTCATCGGCCGCATGGCCGCGCCGGAGACGATGACCGGCTTCACCTTCGAGCACCTCTACTCCGAGCGGATCGGGCTGGTCGTCCGGCCGGGGCATCCCCTGCTTCATGCGGAGGCGTTCGCCCTTGCGGCGATCGCACAGCATCAGCTGCTCATGCCGCCGCCGGGATCGGTGATCAGCTCGACGGTCGAGCGCTACATGATCGCCAATTCGATCCAGCCCCGCTCAGGCGTGATCGAGACCGTCTCGGACGCCTTCGCCCGCGGCTATCTCAAGCAGACCGATGCGATCTGGTTCATTTCCGAAGGCGTGGTCGCCGAGGACGTCGCCAGCGGCCAGCTGGCCCTGCTACCGGCCCATACGGAAGACACGCTGGGTCCGGTCGGCCTGACGACGCGCGCCGATGCCGTGCTGTCGCTGTCGGCCCAGATCTTCATTGCGGCGCTGAGGGAGATCGCCGCCGGCTGGCGCGCGGGAGGCTCCTGA